The proteins below come from a single Dehalococcoidia bacterium genomic window:
- a CDS encoding nitronate monooxygenase, whose translation MKKTRVCGLLGIEYPIIQGGMTWIANAELAAAVSEAGGLGTISPNAGMRIEDNVEANLRDQIRRAKDITSKPFAMNIVVLIPEIAALVDVLIEEGVQVVTTAAGNPRLHTSRFKDAGIIVLHVVSSVRQAQVAEECGVDAVIAEGFEAGGHNGFDELTTMVLVPQIVDAVNIPVIAAGGIADVRGVAAAFALGAEGVQMGTRFIATIECNAHQDFKRRIVESPDTGTMITGRALSPTRGLKNEFSAEVARMDKKGTTADELLAHIGMGRSRMGQFEGLVEEGELYCGEISGMIRDIVPAGDIIKKIVEDYDRVVAGLR comes from the coding sequence ATGAAAAAGACACGAGTCTGCGGACTTCTCGGTATCGAGTATCCGATAATACAGGGCGGCATGACATGGATCGCCAACGCGGAGCTGGCCGCCGCCGTGTCCGAGGCCGGCGGGCTGGGTACGATCAGCCCCAACGCGGGCATGCGTATCGAGGATAACGTCGAAGCTAACCTGAGAGATCAGATACGCAGGGCTAAGGATATTACCTCGAAGCCGTTCGCCATGAACATCGTCGTTCTTATTCCTGAAATAGCGGCACTAGTCGACGTGTTGATCGAGGAAGGGGTTCAGGTCGTCACCACCGCGGCGGGCAATCCCAGACTTCACACAAGTCGTTTCAAAGATGCCGGGATTATAGTACTGCATGTGGTGTCGTCGGTGCGGCAGGCGCAGGTGGCGGAGGAGTGCGGCGTCGATGCCGTCATCGCGGAGGGGTTCGAGGCCGGCGGACACAACGGATTCGATGAGCTGACCACGATGGTATTGGTGCCTCAGATCGTCGATGCGGTGAATATACCGGTCATCGCGGCGGGGGGCATTGCAGATGTGCGGGGGGTGGCCGCCGCGTTCGCGCTGGGTGCGGAGGGGGTGCAGATGGGCACGCGCTTCATCGCTACAATCGAGTGCAACGCCCATCAGGATTTTAAACGCCGCATCGTCGAATCGCCCGATACCGGCACAATGATTACGGGCCGGGCTCTCTCGCCGACTCGAGGACTGAAGAACGAATTTTCCGCTGAGGTAGCTCGGATGGACAAGAAGGGGACAACGGCTGACGAGCTTCTGGCGCACATCGGCATGGGCCGTTCGCGCATGGGGCAGTTCGAAGGCTTGGTCGAAGAGGGTGAACTGTATTGCGGCGAGATATCGGGTATGATTCGCGATATCGTCCCCGCAGGCGATATAATAAAGAAAATAGTCGAGGACTATGACAGGGTTGTCGCGGGATTGCGATAG
- a CDS encoding methytransferase partner Trm112 yields the protein MKRNLMEILACPICKGDLELTVLEENEKEVVKGSLFCKKCSQTYPIEDTIPNLLPPDLRT from the coding sequence ATGAAAAGGAACCTGATGGAAATCCTGGCCTGCCCAATCTGCAAGGGAGACCTGGAGCTTACCGTTTTAGAAGAGAACGAGAAGGAAGTCGTCAAGGGTTCCCTCTTCTGTAAGAAATGCTCTCAAACGTATCCCATCGAAGATACCATCCCCAACCTGCTCCCGCCCGATCTTCGCACTTAG
- the queD gene encoding 6-carboxytetrahydropterin synthase QueD has product MYEVSVREHFNAAHALRGYRGKCENLHGHRYEVVINLRYDKLDDIGLACDFAVVKKHLREVLADFDHVSLNDVAPFDSVNPSAENIAAKIYEELRKRKLPIVTVQVYESPDAWVTYKPGK; this is encoded by the coding sequence ATGTATGAGGTATCGGTGCGCGAACATTTCAATGCGGCGCATGCGCTCAGGGGCTACCGCGGCAAGTGCGAGAATCTCCACGGCCATCGCTACGAGGTCGTTATAAATCTTCGCTACGATAAGCTGGACGACATCGGGCTGGCGTGCGACTTCGCCGTCGTGAAGAAACACCTTCGAGAAGTACTAGCCGATTTCGACCACGTTTCGCTGAATGATGTCGCTCCGTTTGACAGCGTCAACCCGTCGGCGGAGAACATCGCGGCTAAAATATATGAGGAGCTCCGCAAGAGGAAGCTCCCCATAGTCACGGTTCAGGTTTACGAGTCCCCGGATGCCTGGGTCACATACAAGCCCGGCAAGTGA
- the folP gene encoding dihydropteroate synthase: protein MGILNITDDSFSGDGVGNDVEAAVARARRLVEEGADIIDVGGESTRPDSKPITAEEELNRVLPIIKKLSKEIDTPISIDTYKSEVARRALEAGANMINDVWGLRQDPELAGVAAKYGVPIVITANQRDTQYKDIMAAVVESLVIGMNKALDAGVAWENIIIDPGIGFGKTLEGNLEVLRRSNELKSLGRPILLGTSRKSMIGQVLDLPVDERLEGTAATVALGIANGADIIRVHDVLQMKRVARMTDAVVRGIVRGIKLSLKPVRVYLSLGSNLGNRRANLIKAIALLTQDGGKVSSVYETEPVGVGEQPRFLNMVIRIDTYMSPVQLLSLIKGIEAEMGRDLSLKNAPRVIDIDIILYGDTIMESPELTIPHPRMRERAFVLIPFAEIAPDVVHPATGERVGDLAARVEGRDGVVEVIKRSKLFPEVRHNV from the coding sequence ATGGGCATACTTAATATCACCGATGATTCCTTCTCAGGCGACGGGGTAGGCAACGATGTGGAGGCTGCCGTGGCGCGGGCAAGACGCCTCGTTGAAGAGGGCGCAGACATAATAGACGTTGGCGGAGAATCGACACGGCCTGACTCAAAACCGATTACGGCAGAGGAAGAACTCAACCGTGTGTTACCTATTATTAAGAAGCTTTCCAAAGAAATCGATACGCCTATCTCTATCGATACATATAAATCGGAAGTGGCTCGGCGCGCGCTTGAGGCCGGCGCTAATATGATAAATGACGTGTGGGGCTTGAGGCAAGACCCGGAATTGGCCGGTGTGGCTGCCAAATACGGCGTTCCCATCGTTATCACCGCCAATCAGCGGGATACGCAATATAAGGATATAATGGCGGCGGTCGTTGAGTCGCTGGTGATCGGCATGAATAAAGCTTTAGATGCCGGAGTGGCCTGGGAGAACATCATAATCGATCCGGGGATTGGCTTTGGCAAGACGCTGGAGGGAAACCTCGAAGTCTTGCGTCGATCGAATGAATTGAAGTCGCTGGGCAGGCCGATACTGCTGGGCACTTCACGAAAATCGATGATAGGGCAGGTGCTCGATCTGCCTGTAGATGAGCGTCTGGAGGGCACGGCGGCAACGGTAGCCCTGGGTATCGCCAACGGGGCTGATATCATCCGCGTTCACGATGTGTTGCAGATGAAACGGGTAGCCAGGATGACTGATGCCGTAGTGAGGGGGATAGTGAGGGGGATAAAGTTGTCCTTGAAACCCGTGAGGGTGTACCTATCTCTTGGCTCGAACCTAGGGAATCGGCGGGCGAACTTGATAAAAGCAATCGCGTTGCTTACGCAAGATGGTGGAAAGGTCTCATCGGTCTATGAGACCGAGCCCGTTGGCGTAGGTGAGCAGCCGCGATTTCTCAACATGGTAATAAGAATCGATACCTACATGAGCCCTGTGCAATTGCTATCGTTAATCAAAGGCATCGAAGCCGAAATGGGTCGCGACCTCAGCCTAAAAAACGCTCCCCGCGTTATAGATATTGACATAATATTATATGGCGATACAATTATGGAGTCGCCGGAGCTAACGATTCCTCACCCGCGAATGAGAGAGAGAGCGTTTGTGCTGATTCCGTTCGCGGAGATCGCTCCGGATGTCGTTCACCCGGCTACGGGCGAGCGGGTCGGCGATCTGGCGGCGAGGGTCGAGGGCAGGGATGGAGTGGTAGAGGTAATAAAAAGATCGAAGCTGTTCCCGGAGGTTAGGCATAATGTATGA
- a CDS encoding CoA ester lyase — protein sequence MELLRTILSVPGNREKMLEKSKELRADIVVLDLEDSVPQEEKARARSIVEKWIPKLTGNSSRIYVRINPLDSGFAKEDLEAVIIQGIDGISQPKPSTAQDIHKIAEILTRLEKKRGLPEGRVKILPWIETALGLINAYEIASSSPRVNGVIFGANDLVLETGMTRSEEGNELLYPRTKVVIAARAAGVSAIDTPYNNFKDEPGLIKETTLARNLGFRGKFIIHPSQVDIVNRIFRPTEEEVAYARQVVTAFEDARQKGFASASLDGKMIDIPIAQRALVILLTHEAISAKERG from the coding sequence ATGGAGCTTTTAAGAACTATCCTATCCGTACCCGGCAACAGAGAGAAAATGCTTGAGAAGTCGAAGGAGTTACGTGCCGATATAGTAGTGCTAGACCTGGAAGACTCCGTTCCGCAAGAAGAAAAGGCCCGCGCCCGATCTATAGTTGAGAAGTGGATTCCAAAACTCACGGGCAACAGCAGCAGAATCTACGTCCGGATAAATCCGCTTGACAGCGGATTCGCCAAAGAAGACCTTGAGGCAGTCATAATACAAGGTATTGACGGCATCAGCCAACCAAAGCCTTCAACGGCACAAGATATACATAAGATAGCCGAGATTCTCACACGCCTCGAGAAAAAAAGAGGACTGCCGGAAGGCCGCGTCAAGATACTGCCTTGGATCGAAACGGCGCTGGGGTTAATCAACGCTTACGAGATTGCCAGCTCTTCGCCGAGGGTAAACGGCGTGATATTCGGCGCCAACGACCTCGTGCTTGAGACTGGCATGACCCGCTCGGAAGAGGGAAACGAGCTGCTCTATCCAAGGACTAAAGTAGTGATAGCCGCCAGGGCCGCCGGCGTCTCCGCTATCGACACGCCGTATAACAACTTCAAGGATGAGCCCGGCTTGATAAAAGAGACCACGCTTGCGCGCAATCTGGGATTCAGGGGCAAGTTCATTATACATCCGAGCCAGGTGGATATTGTGAACAGGATATTCCGCCCCACGGAGGAGGAAGTGGCGTACGCCAGGCAGGTCGTCACCGCCTTCGAGGATGCGAGGCAAAAAGGGTTCGCCTCCGCATCGCTTGACGGCAAGATGATCGATATTCCTATCGCGCAGAGAGCCCTTGTGATTCTTCTAACACATGAGGCGATTTCCGCCAAGGAGCGTGGCTAG
- a CDS encoding acyl-CoA carboxylase subunit beta, producing MAIEDKINDLGKRRQASKKGGGEDKIKSQHEKGKMTARERIAAFLDEGSFVELDSYVLHRCTDFGLADKKHPGDAIVTGYGTVNGRLVYLFAQDFTVYGGSLSEVMSEKTCKVMDLAVKNGAPFIGLADSGGARIQEGVESLAGYGEIFLRNTLASGVIPQISVIMGPSAGGAVYSPALTDFIFMVQGTSQMYITGPDVIKAVTGEEVTHEALGGAMAQATHSGVCHFVAQDDKDCLEMVRRLLSYLPQNNMEDTPFSETKDPPDRMDQGLLKAVPDDPNAPYDMKDVIKMIFDDGEFFEVHEHYAKNMLTGFARLGGRSVGIVAQQPAFNAGIIDITASVKAARFVRFLDCFNLPIITFVDVPGYMPGVDQEYGGIIKHGAKIIYAYSEATVPKITIITRKAYGGAYVAMSSKHLRGDMNFAWPQAEIAVMGPDGAVNIIYRDEIKKAEDKKEAKKKLVKEYQDKFANPYCAAGRGYIDDVLDPRETRPMLFKALEMLQNKRDTNPPKKHGNIPL from the coding sequence ATGGCAATAGAAGATAAAATCAACGATCTAGGCAAACGCAGACAGGCATCTAAGAAGGGCGGCGGCGAAGACAAGATCAAATCCCAGCATGAAAAGGGTAAAATGACCGCCCGCGAAAGAATAGCGGCATTTTTAGATGAAGGCAGCTTTGTAGAACTGGACTCCTACGTACTCCACAGGTGCACCGATTTCGGACTGGCCGACAAGAAACACCCCGGCGACGCGATAGTAACAGGATACGGCACGGTAAACGGACGGCTTGTATACCTGTTCGCGCAGGACTTCACCGTATACGGCGGCTCGCTCTCCGAGGTCATGTCCGAGAAGACGTGCAAGGTCATGGACCTGGCTGTGAAGAACGGAGCCCCGTTCATCGGACTCGCCGACTCGGGCGGAGCCCGCATCCAGGAAGGCGTGGAAAGCCTCGCCGGCTACGGCGAGATCTTCCTGCGAAACACCCTGGCGTCCGGTGTCATCCCTCAGATTTCAGTCATCATGGGTCCGAGCGCGGGTGGCGCGGTCTATTCACCGGCCCTCACCGATTTCATCTTTATGGTTCAGGGGACAAGCCAGATGTACATCACCGGACCCGACGTTATCAAGGCCGTCACCGGCGAGGAAGTGACCCATGAAGCGCTCGGCGGAGCCATGGCCCAGGCCACTCACAGCGGCGTGTGCCACTTCGTAGCTCAGGACGACAAGGACTGTCTGGAGATGGTACGCAGGCTGCTGAGCTACCTGCCGCAAAACAACATGGAGGACACTCCCTTCTCCGAGACAAAGGATCCCCCCGACAGGATGGATCAGGGACTGCTGAAAGCGGTTCCCGACGATCCGAACGCTCCATATGACATGAAGGACGTCATCAAGATGATATTCGATGACGGCGAGTTCTTCGAGGTTCACGAGCACTACGCCAAGAACATGCTCACCGGATTCGCCAGGCTGGGAGGACGCTCGGTGGGCATCGTGGCGCAACAGCCGGCGTTTAACGCGGGCATCATCGATATCACCGCGTCGGTCAAGGCGGCGCGTTTCGTGCGATTCCTCGACTGCTTCAACCTGCCGATAATCACCTTCGTCGACGTTCCCGGATATATGCCCGGCGTGGATCAGGAATACGGCGGAATAATCAAGCACGGAGCCAAGATAATCTACGCGTACTCGGAGGCCACCGTTCCCAAGATTACGATAATTACAAGGAAAGCCTACGGCGGTGCCTACGTCGCGATGAGCAGCAAGCACCTGCGCGGCGACATGAACTTCGCCTGGCCGCAGGCCGAGATCGCCGTAATGGGTCCGGACGGAGCCGTGAACATCATTTACCGGGACGAGATTAAAAAGGCGGAAGATAAGAAGGAAGCCAAGAAGAAACTGGTCAAGGAATATCAGGATAAGTTCGCCAATCCATACTGCGCAGCGGGCCGCGGCTATATCGACGATGTACTGGATCCCAGGGAGACGCGCCCGATGCTTTTCAAGGCTCTCGAGATGCTGCAGAACAAGCGGGACACCAACCCGCCGAAAAAACATGGCAATATCCCGCTTTAA
- a CDS encoding pyruvate carboxylase subunit B: protein MAKKNPLKIMDTTFRDAHQSSFATRMRMEDMEPIAAEMDNMGFHALEVWGGATFDVMTRFLNEDPWEKVRKFKKLMPKTPFQMLLRGQNLVGYRNYADDVVEAFVKHSAEVGIDIFRVFDALNDERNVEASFKEIKKTGKHIQACLSYTLTEPRLGGPVFTIEYYVNKAKVFESMGADSICIKDMAGLLSPYDAYDLVKALKQAVKIPIQLHTHYTSGMASMTYLKAAEAGVDIVDCCLSPFGLRSSQPAVEPIVATLSGTDRDTNLDLKTMLKLDEYLEKIAPKYKHLFDSSKVSVIDAGVLSHQIPGGMFTNLVSQLREADALDRINEVYAELPRTRKDMGYPPLVTPTSQIVGVQAVQNVLFGRYKMISGQVKDYFYGLYGRPPAPVDPEVQKLALKGYEKGETPITVRAADTLAPEMEKAKEATKGIAKDIGDVLIYAMYPQTGLRFLKWKYGLEPIPDDVKPKTLEQCKKEQDLIAKAKAGKLVEKVEKPAPAKSAAARVYNVFVDNEYYQVEVDPQNGARTVSQPAVAAATATPAPAPKAAAPAPAPKAAIPAGDGVMTSPMPGTIIKYVVNVGQEVKAGETILILEAMKMESALPSPIAGKVKELSCKAGDRVTKGAVLAIIEK from the coding sequence ATGGCAAAGAAGAATCCCTTAAAAATAATGGACACCACATTTAGAGATGCGCACCAGTCGTCGTTCGCCACCAGGATGAGAATGGAGGATATGGAGCCCATCGCCGCTGAGATGGATAATATGGGTTTCCACGCGCTGGAGGTATGGGGCGGAGCCACATTCGACGTGATGACCCGCTTCCTCAACGAGGACCCATGGGAGAAAGTTCGCAAGTTCAAGAAGCTTATGCCCAAGACCCCATTCCAGATGCTGCTCCGCGGCCAGAACCTGGTGGGTTACCGCAACTACGCCGATGATGTCGTAGAGGCGTTCGTTAAGCACTCCGCGGAAGTCGGCATCGATATCTTCCGCGTATTCGACGCCTTAAACGACGAGCGCAACGTGGAAGCCTCCTTCAAAGAGATAAAGAAAACGGGCAAGCACATACAGGCCTGTCTCAGTTATACGCTGACCGAGCCCAGGCTCGGCGGCCCTGTTTTCACTATCGAATACTATGTCAATAAAGCGAAGGTTTTCGAAAGCATGGGTGCGGATAGTATCTGTATAAAGGATATGGCCGGACTGCTGTCCCCGTACGATGCCTACGATCTTGTCAAAGCATTAAAACAAGCGGTCAAAATACCGATACAGCTTCACACCCACTACACCAGCGGCATGGCATCCATGACCTATCTCAAGGCCGCCGAGGCCGGAGTGGATATAGTTGACTGCTGTCTGTCTCCTTTCGGCTTGCGCTCATCACAGCCCGCCGTCGAGCCTATTGTTGCCACGCTCAGCGGAACGGACAGAGATACGAATCTCGACTTGAAAACTATGTTAAAACTGGACGAGTACCTGGAAAAAATCGCTCCAAAATATAAACACCTTTTCGACAGCAGCAAGGTATCGGTAATCGATGCGGGCGTGTTGTCGCACCAGATACCGGGAGGCATGTTCACCAACCTGGTGAGCCAGCTTAGAGAGGCCGATGCGCTCGATCGAATCAACGAGGTTTATGCGGAACTGCCCCGCACCCGCAAGGATATGGGCTATCCTCCCCTTGTCACGCCCACAAGCCAGATAGTCGGCGTGCAAGCGGTACAGAACGTACTCTTCGGCCGCTACAAGATGATATCCGGCCAGGTTAAGGATTATTTCTACGGCCTGTACGGCAGGCCGCCAGCCCCCGTCGATCCCGAGGTGCAGAAGCTGGCGCTCAAGGGCTATGAGAAGGGCGAGACGCCGATAACGGTTCGCGCGGCTGATACGCTGGCCCCCGAGATGGAGAAAGCTAAAGAGGCGACGAAGGGAATTGCTAAGGACATCGGGGATGTACTTATATATGCCATGTACCCGCAGACCGGTTTGCGCTTCCTGAAATGGAAGTACGGCCTGGAGCCAATCCCCGATGACGTTAAGCCCAAGACGCTGGAACAGTGCAAGAAAGAGCAAGACCTTATAGCCAAGGCCAAGGCCGGCAAGCTGGTGGAGAAGGTGGAGAAACCGGCGCCGGCAAAGAGCGCTGCGGCTCGGGTATACAACGTCTTCGTAGATAACGAGTACTATCAGGTCGAGGTCGATCCGCAGAACGGCGCACGTACTGTGAGCCAGCCTGCAGTTGCGGCAGCAACGGCGACACCGGCGCCCGCGCCGAAAGCGGCGGCACCGGCACCCGCGCCGAAAGCGGCGATACCTGCCGGAGACGGAGTTATGACATCGCCCATGCCCGGCACGATAATCAAGTATGTCGTTAATGTGGGACAAGAGGTCAAGGCCGGGGAAACCATACTGATACTTGAAGCGATGAAGATGGAAAGCGCCTTGCCTTCGCCCATCGCCGGCAAGGTCAAAGAGCTAAGCTGCAAGGCCGGGGACCGCGTGACGAAGGGCGCCGTCCTGGCGATAATCGAAAAGTAA